Proteins encoded within one genomic window of Phototrophicus methaneseepsis:
- a CDS encoding SRPBCC family protein, whose amino-acid sequence MPTESFDKQMIIAQPPQHIYDYLCHPTHFVRLQPLIKDIFNIEESQDDDGHTIYRYEATEAMSLFGFKLNNHLRAVMTLAEPGRVLMQVAQAPMGVQVKQVLTLSPVPEGTSVNNHIEVTAPRPLLGFSTATAKEAHAALLEELKRRMETA is encoded by the coding sequence ATGCCAACAGAATCCTTTGATAAGCAGATGATCATCGCACAACCACCGCAGCACATCTACGATTATCTCTGCCATCCAACGCACTTTGTGCGCTTGCAACCCCTCATCAAAGACATCTTCAATATCGAAGAAAGCCAGGATGACGATGGGCATACGATCTATCGTTACGAAGCGACCGAGGCTATGAGCCTGTTTGGCTTTAAGCTGAATAATCACCTGCGAGCGGTGATGACGCTAGCCGAGCCAGGACGCGTTTTGATGCAGGTCGCACAGGCACCTATGGGCGTGCAGGTCAAGCAAGTGCTGACGCTCTCCCCCGTTCCGGAAGGCACCTCTGTCAACAACCATATCGAAGTGACGGCCCCGCGCCCGCTGTTGGGGTTCAGCACCGCGACCGCCAAAGAGGCACATGCCGCCTTGCTAGAGGAATTAAAGCGGCGGATGGAAACAGCCTAA
- a CDS encoding FAD-dependent oxidoreductase: MTSPNKTPIKTLPEDQFPVVIIGAGLAGLAAGAHLAGREVPPLLLEADSLWPGGRLGGGDAEVLHHEGRDWSFTPDHGVHAMWGGYVNMHATLERFTETTWQFSTGEEWINRWGKHVRRMEAGNAIRAKYIPAPFHYLQLLFNPLIWANIAPWDFLSLPGLLLSILLTIGIDPIKEERPMDGLDMSLFFRGWTPNLRATFTGLAVNLLAASEEDIDLASWIAALRFYTMLRRDAWIMRYFPSDSHVSLVQPLRDHIEQAGGELLDGMTVQHLERTPEGWRVVAEAGTGEVRSFYAQHVIIATNGSSAERFLLKSADTAPQAQGMIFPESLSNAVIRLWFKRAPHQDYTGGMLTGDFLPDNFFWLHRLYDDFRQWHEATGGSAIEMHVYGPKAVLDLPDANLMVEGTTEVLRAWPELKGQFLYGTVQRNIGVQTRFRVPDAHTLGVITPWEDVFACGDWVRHETPSMWMERSTTTGIAAANEVLTAYGLEPYPLLFPPQPELLVRILNRVIGWGRRLLGGPIRRLARLRRQEGDHS, from the coding sequence ATGACCTCTCCAAACAAAACACCTATTAAGACCCTGCCGGAGGACCAATTCCCGGTGGTGATTATCGGCGCAGGACTGGCGGGATTAGCCGCTGGGGCACATCTGGCGGGCCGCGAAGTGCCGCCGCTGCTCTTAGAAGCGGATAGCTTGTGGCCGGGTGGGCGGCTCGGCGGTGGCGATGCTGAAGTTTTGCATCATGAAGGGCGCGATTGGTCCTTCACGCCGGATCATGGCGTGCATGCCATGTGGGGCGGCTACGTCAATATGCACGCCACCCTGGAGCGCTTTACAGAGACTACATGGCAGTTCAGCACAGGCGAAGAATGGATCAATCGGTGGGGCAAGCATGTCCGCCGCATGGAAGCTGGCAACGCGATTCGTGCAAAGTACATCCCGGCCCCGTTTCACTATTTGCAGCTTCTGTTCAATCCGCTGATCTGGGCCAATATTGCCCCCTGGGATTTTCTATCTCTGCCCGGCTTGCTGCTGAGCATTTTGCTCACGATTGGCATTGACCCTATCAAAGAAGAACGCCCAATGGATGGGTTGGATATGAGCTTGTTCTTCCGCGGATGGACGCCTAACTTGCGCGCGACCTTTACCGGGCTGGCTGTGAACCTGCTAGCGGCTTCCGAAGAAGATATTGATCTGGCGAGTTGGATCGCGGCTTTGCGCTTCTATACCATGCTGCGCCGTGATGCCTGGATCATGCGTTACTTTCCCTCAGATAGCCATGTGAGCCTCGTTCAGCCCTTGAGGGACCACATTGAACAGGCGGGTGGCGAACTGCTGGATGGGATGACGGTCCAACATCTGGAACGCACGCCGGAGGGCTGGCGTGTCGTGGCGGAAGCCGGTACAGGCGAGGTGCGGTCGTTTTATGCGCAGCACGTCATCATCGCAACCAACGGCTCCAGTGCGGAGCGCTTTCTGCTCAAAAGCGCCGATACAGCCCCTCAAGCACAGGGCATGATCTTCCCGGAGAGCTTATCCAACGCGGTGATTCGTTTATGGTTCAAACGTGCCCCACACCAGGATTATACAGGTGGCATGCTGACGGGCGACTTTTTGCCGGATAACTTCTTCTGGCTGCATCGCTTATATGATGACTTCCGGCAATGGCACGAGGCGACGGGCGGCAGTGCCATCGAAATGCACGTCTATGGCCCTAAAGCCGTGCTCGACCTGCCCGATGCCAACCTCATGGTAGAGGGCACGACAGAGGTGCTGCGAGCCTGGCCGGAGCTCAAAGGCCAATTCTTGTATGGCACGGTGCAGCGCAACATCGGTGTACAAACGCGCTTCCGTGTGCCAGATGCGCATACGCTGGGGGTGATCACGCCATGGGAGGATGTCTTCGCCTGTGGGGATTGGGTCCGTCATGAGACGCCTTCTATGTGGATGGAGCGCAGCACGACGACGGGCATTGCGGCAGCCAATGAAGTGCTCACAGCTTATGGTCTGGAACCGTACCCACTGCTGTTCCCGCCGCAGCCAGAACTCTTGGTGCGCATTTTGAACCGAGTCATCGGGTGGGGGCGGCGCTTATTGGGCGGGCCTATCCGGCGCTTAGCCCGCCTGCGTCGTCAAGAAGGCGATCATTCATAA
- a CDS encoding M42 family metallopeptidase, with protein MYDLIKTLTETWGPSGYEHRVRAIIQEEVADLCDDMTVDGLGNLICRVGSGGKRVMMAAHMDEIGIMANYTEPKTGYLRFTNIGGLIYSTLGGHRVQFEDGTIGVIGNEDMFGKGRTSTPGVDSFYVDTEDETGHQAVKEGQPASMWRETIQRGQRIVGKAMDDRLSCVVAIETMRKLNKQAPNECVFVFTVQEEVGVRGARAAAYGVNPDIGIALDVTGTGDEIHGRKMAVKLGGGAAIKVHDSNLIVPPQIVKWMVERAEADGIPYQRELLVGGGTDGGAIQVARAGVPTGCISIPLRFVHTTSETADMGDVNACIDLLTALLSNEINLD; from the coding sequence GTGTACGATCTCATCAAAACATTAACAGAAACCTGGGGACCTTCCGGCTACGAACATCGTGTCCGCGCCATCATCCAGGAAGAAGTGGCCGATCTATGCGATGACATGACCGTTGATGGCCTGGGCAACCTCATTTGCCGCGTTGGTTCTGGTGGCAAGCGCGTGATGATGGCGGCCCATATGGATGAAATCGGCATCATGGCGAACTATACCGAGCCAAAGACCGGGTATCTGCGCTTCACCAATATTGGCGGCCTGATCTACAGCACCCTAGGTGGTCATCGTGTCCAGTTTGAAGACGGCACTATTGGTGTTATCGGCAATGAAGATATGTTTGGCAAGGGCCGCACATCGACGCCCGGTGTGGATAGCTTCTATGTCGATACAGAAGATGAAACGGGCCATCAAGCCGTCAAAGAAGGCCAGCCGGCCTCTATGTGGCGTGAGACGATCCAGCGTGGTCAGCGCATCGTCGGCAAGGCCATGGATGATCGTCTGAGCTGCGTTGTCGCCATTGAGACCATGCGTAAGCTCAATAAACAAGCGCCCAATGAATGTGTATTCGTCTTCACAGTTCAGGAAGAAGTCGGCGTTCGTGGCGCACGGGCAGCGGCTTATGGCGTGAACCCGGATATTGGCATCGCGTTGGACGTCACCGGCACGGGTGACGAAATCCACGGTCGTAAGATGGCGGTTAAGCTGGGTGGCGGGGCGGCTATCAAAGTTCACGATTCCAACTTGATTGTCCCACCACAGATTGTCAAGTGGATGGTGGAGCGGGCCGAAGCGGACGGCATCCCGTATCAGCGTGAACTGCTGGTCGGCGGTGGCACCGATGGCGGCGCGATACAGGTGGCACGCGCCGGTGTGCCGACTGGCTGCATCTCGATTCCGCTGCGTTTCGTCCATACCACCAGCGAAACAGCCGATATGGGCGATGTCAACGCCTGCATCGACTTGTTAACAGCTCTGCTCAGCAATGAGATCAACCTGGACTAA
- a CDS encoding S41 family peptidase, whose product MKNNPYDKQEDESLVDEMQAQVDADTRQQVVEAIADVLHEYYVFPELGTQMSDALKAALADDAYDSFTTAEAFCEKLTEDLQAIGQDKHLRVRFNEEPRPVLPVATDYTYTPEEIDSWTAMGRSKNFGFYKIERLEGNIGYLDLRNFWEASWAGAGETAAGVMAFLANMDAMLIDLRQNGGGSPSMVALLMSYLLKPESVHLNSFYDRSSDNTMQSWTLPYVPGRRMPEMPVYVLTSSRTFSGAEEFTYNLKNMKRATIIGETTGGGAHPGRDVSVTPHFRVFVPMGRPINPISGTNWEGTGIEPDVSVPQQEAFDEAYKLALQMVIHKLEGVPGEAAKGQLSEAKGALEALDAEG is encoded by the coding sequence ATGAAGAACAATCCATACGATAAACAGGAGGATGAGTCCTTGGTTGATGAGATGCAGGCTCAGGTTGATGCAGATACCCGTCAGCAGGTAGTAGAAGCCATCGCGGATGTGCTGCACGAGTATTACGTTTTCCCGGAATTAGGGACGCAGATGAGCGATGCGCTTAAGGCTGCCCTGGCAGATGACGCGTATGATAGCTTCACCACGGCGGAAGCTTTTTGTGAAAAGCTCACTGAAGATTTACAGGCGATCGGCCAGGATAAGCATCTTCGTGTGCGCTTCAACGAGGAGCCGCGCCCGGTCCTGCCTGTGGCAACGGATTATACTTATACGCCGGAAGAAATCGACAGCTGGACGGCCATGGGGCGTAGTAAAAACTTTGGCTTTTATAAGATAGAACGGCTGGAAGGCAACATCGGCTACCTGGATTTGCGGAACTTTTGGGAAGCGAGTTGGGCGGGCGCTGGCGAAACGGCTGCCGGCGTGATGGCCTTCCTGGCGAATATGGATGCTATGTTGATTGATCTGCGCCAGAATGGCGGCGGCTCACCCTCGATGGTGGCGCTCTTGATGAGCTACTTACTCAAGCCGGAATCCGTTCACCTCAACAGTTTTTACGACCGCAGCAGCGACAATACCATGCAATCCTGGACGCTGCCGTATGTGCCTGGTCGCCGGATGCCGGAGATGCCTGTTTACGTTTTGACGAGCAGCCGCACCTTTTCCGGCGCGGAAGAATTTACATACAACCTCAAGAATATGAAGCGCGCTACCATCATCGGGGAGACAACGGGTGGCGGTGCTCATCCTGGGCGAGATGTTTCCGTGACGCCGCATTTCCGTGTCTTTGTGCCGATGGGCCGTCCCATCAATCCGATTAGTGGCACCAATTGGGAGGGAACAGGCATTGAGCCGGATGTCTCCGTGCCCCAGCAAGAGGCCTTTGACGAAGCTTATAAACTGGCATTGCAGATGGTGATTCATAAGCTGGAAGGCGTGCCCGGTGAGGCGGCAAAGGGGCAGCTCAGTGAAGCGAAGGGCGCTTTAGAAGCGTTAGACGCAGAAGGCTAG
- a CDS encoding glutaminyl-peptide cyclotransferase, whose product MKRRLAVVTLLLLSLIIGVASAQQTAIEVLVPEVLNVYPHDTDAFTQGLLWHEGTLYESTGQRGESTLREVDIETGEPVRAVDVTAPADATADTPLYFAEGLEQVGDQLIQLTWTSGDALVYDMASFEQVDTYEYEGEGWGLCYDDRYLFMSDGSSYISVRDADTFDLIVRFAVTLEGQVLQASLLNELECVGDDIYANLWQTDYIARIDKYSGQITGLIDASTLLTEEERAELASGSVLNGIAYNPESDTFYITGKRWPKLFEVQFVPAPETEPAG is encoded by the coding sequence ATGAAACGTCGCCTCGCTGTTGTGACCCTACTCCTCCTCAGCCTGATAATAGGTGTCGCAAGTGCCCAACAAACCGCTATCGAAGTCCTGGTGCCGGAAGTGCTCAACGTTTACCCGCATGACACAGACGCCTTTACACAGGGGTTGCTGTGGCATGAGGGCACCCTCTACGAGAGCACGGGCCAGCGTGGCGAATCCACCTTGCGCGAAGTCGACATCGAAACAGGCGAGCCTGTTCGCGCGGTTGATGTCACGGCCCCGGCAGATGCCACAGCCGATACACCGCTTTACTTCGCGGAAGGGTTGGAACAGGTTGGCGATCAACTCATCCAGTTGACATGGACCTCCGGCGATGCGCTCGTCTATGATATGGCGAGCTTTGAACAGGTCGATACCTACGAATACGAGGGTGAAGGCTGGGGCCTGTGCTACGATGATCGCTATCTGTTCATGAGCGATGGTTCGTCTTACATCAGCGTGCGCGATGCAGATACATTTGACCTGATCGTGCGCTTTGCCGTCACGCTGGAAGGCCAGGTTTTGCAAGCCAGTCTGCTTAACGAGCTGGAATGCGTCGGCGATGACATCTACGCCAATCTGTGGCAGACGGATTACATTGCCCGCATTGATAAATACAGTGGGCAGATCACGGGACTGATCGATGCATCAACGCTGTTGACCGAAGAAGAACGAGCCGAACTCGCGTCTGGCTCTGTGCTCAATGGCATTGCTTACAACCCGGAAAGCGACACCTTCTACATCACAGGCAAGCGCTGGCCCAAATTGTTTGAAGTGCAGTTCGTCCCCGCGCCAGAAACGGAGCCTGCTGGCTAA
- a CDS encoding tetratricopeptide repeat protein, whose translation MAQINLRDYLKQIDTFVRRGNMDEAIAHARHILGRYPKNATAYRYLASALMGQSQWQEALSVLQRLAAAHIDDVWVQTQLGYVHSKLKQLDKSLYHYERAFDLAPNDANIITSLREVYSEKNHKPLDRIHLTAGAAAGQFINNELYDQAINTLTQTLVQSPDRPDLKLLLAKALWHSEHYVDAAEQALDVLKSLPYCVTANMLLAELWLQEQRPSDAQRYLSRVEDVEPYLAVEVATKERAEDSLFVIDVLNYQQYAQQTLAEQSPDWLESLGDVDEDFEVEVIGPASIEPAEEPANMEADTLDWLADLDEEEASQPAQQIDLANLFGGIEEDAAPASGAAPSRVSTGLTGMLGDESDDFDLSSILEDDDLFRPKQTGHLTGMLNKNTSDLLEDDEEDDIDWLIDAAEGGYDEPASQPRVSTGLTGMLSHFEEDEEDADDLSWLTDAQAGRYDEAEKPAEIVDSEDTSSETFEDHFADRSDIDVYTFFDADEPADNDEEDLGATEYSEAELTHFDDEADFDETTFDESSFGESSFDESVEASSAAGERAEIDTSWFDLQDEDVEAPAASDESDFADIEDADAIIDDEDPLAWMHQSGIELVEESEREVPRFFEDIPDDEVGINADEQDALAWLEASGIELNEDALSQEEYDEIAQNFTPTSRLDASEESSDTDDPLAWLENSGAELIESSEADYPYGGAASDEDDNFFDEYASDDDEESDWDDSALAEFFAMENLTETGSLPDDLQEVWGADFDSQDFDSQDEEAAEEGTSAGDSLQVEALDTAQDDTEDEWFSDVDVMEDDDVTVDDIEQAFDAILMDEESDDTGYDDLGFDQESFSDPFELNDAMTAEDDAEDTSEDAAEFDDSAFDFHTFEADSIDAEAFDVDSFEANSLDADSFDVNTFNAEEFDDDLFGSDDDDAFDNIDFGEELDPGAEADTEATREAPLEDTPLGDNALIDEEPGTDDVINTGELFEGLLGGDDDDDFDDDDFDFDFNDTTDEDTTLDEAISVQDILDQPLDEPVSDTIDWQDDMPDRSDYDWEPEDLEPEDNPEDSSGDWLSDDADDSDDPFSMNTDWLQELDSDEDSDEGDDAQGEDDLLAADMDWLSEEDENEPAELQDQEAMQDEETLQDMAELDGLDWLSSEARDESDDVVEIDVEMVDDTDDLIGGNSDWLQGLSSEEETDSEASEADMFTDFDSTFDESAYGDTDFGSFDSEEEPEDVQMSEDMGDLIGGNTDWLQELSSEEDAEEDADDADDESVEDLFADFDNAFGNSSFDDSSFDESEYSESEYDEIDFGSFGSEEEPETEDVEMVDDTSDLVAGDTTWLQGISEEEPESEDVISGEPEAEIDAEESVEDLFSDFDNAFGDSNFDDSSFDESELEEIDFDDEDAELQDVEMVDDTSELVAGNADWLQDMSYEDETDETAEPEDNFGDFDNAFSDMDFGDEEEEENVSPGVTMRFGQDQSDEDEDEEPSSAVGMTGLLTSIQHQRGELDAMDDLPEWVEDVDPAEFEDASWLSDVEDIYSQGGYEDDEEEGTTDAGETSSEPDWLTEMEDSGADEDAFTPDDLVAAEPDWLQDVSDEDTDETEEESDESVYANSAEPDWLSDMEPPDPEADAAAEAAFMQELEDALTGELDEESVQASQSEEDDEEDYDELAAGTTAGVAALGMVAVQDEDDDEDDFAQADYDDYDPLAELEDEASDEEIYDESPYMGAEDMESPEEAHLTATEVENLGEDPETVEDLVAALDEESNDEQIAVIGADNAPDWLNQLVPGLELDFEARGVDDEDVEEDGEATSEHRRRASVGEVPSEDDFAWLVDIVDEETRAGAPPPLPTSPQQQTVEQPRFQFSHLPAWARDDDRPSVGPLVTGTMASVNASMFSEDAVDIDEYDDDDDYDIYDTNEIRFEDPTDFTEEVEDDLYEDDDDLAPEGTIDDLLDDLGLDLDLDNFDFDDLDDDDDKY comes from the coding sequence ATGGCGCAAATCAACCTCAGAGATTATCTCAAACAGATTGATACATTCGTCCGACGCGGCAATATGGACGAAGCAATCGCCCACGCGCGCCATATTCTGGGGCGCTATCCTAAGAATGCCACCGCTTACCGCTACTTGGCAAGCGCGCTGATGGGGCAATCCCAATGGCAAGAAGCGTTGAGCGTTTTACAGCGTTTGGCGGCTGCACATATTGACGATGTCTGGGTGCAGACGCAGCTTGGCTATGTCCATAGCAAGCTCAAACAGTTGGATAAATCTCTCTACCATTATGAGCGTGCTTTTGACCTCGCGCCGAATGACGCCAACATCATCACCAGCCTGCGAGAAGTTTACAGCGAAAAGAACCATAAGCCTCTGGATCGCATTCATCTGACGGCAGGTGCCGCAGCAGGTCAGTTCATCAACAACGAACTCTACGATCAGGCGATTAATACCCTGACGCAAACCCTGGTTCAATCGCCGGATCGCCCGGACCTCAAATTGCTGCTCGCCAAAGCGCTCTGGCATAGTGAGCACTATGTGGATGCCGCTGAGCAGGCCCTGGATGTGCTCAAGTCGCTGCCATACTGTGTCACGGCCAATATGTTGTTGGCAGAGCTCTGGTTACAAGAGCAGCGTCCCAGCGATGCCCAGCGCTATCTCAGCCGGGTAGAAGACGTCGAACCGTATCTGGCCGTCGAAGTTGCGACGAAAGAGCGCGCAGAAGACAGCCTCTTCGTGATTGATGTCCTCAATTATCAACAATATGCACAGCAAACCCTCGCTGAGCAAAGCCCGGATTGGTTGGAATCCCTGGGTGATGTGGATGAAGATTTCGAGGTCGAGGTTATTGGCCCTGCCAGCATAGAGCCTGCTGAAGAACCCGCAAACATGGAAGCGGATACGCTTGATTGGTTGGCGGACCTGGATGAAGAGGAAGCCTCCCAACCGGCCCAACAAATTGATCTTGCGAACCTCTTTGGTGGTATAGAGGAAGACGCAGCCCCTGCTAGCGGTGCCGCACCATCGCGCGTCTCGACGGGCCTGACCGGGATGCTGGGCGATGAATCTGATGATTTTGATCTATCCAGCATCTTAGAAGATGATGATCTGTTCCGGCCAAAACAGACGGGCCATCTCACGGGGATGCTGAATAAAAACACCAGTGATCTGCTGGAAGATGACGAAGAAGACGACATTGACTGGCTGATTGATGCCGCTGAAGGTGGCTATGATGAGCCAGCGTCTCAACCACGCGTCTCAACGGGCCTGACCGGGATGCTCAGTCACTTTGAAGAAGATGAAGAAGATGCTGACGACCTGAGCTGGCTGACGGATGCGCAGGCAGGCCGCTATGATGAGGCTGAAAAGCCAGCAGAAATCGTAGATAGCGAAGATACTTCATCGGAGACTTTTGAAGATCATTTTGCGGATCGTAGCGACATCGACGTCTATACATTTTTTGATGCGGATGAACCCGCAGATAATGACGAAGAAGATTTAGGCGCGACAGAATATTCTGAAGCTGAACTGACACATTTCGATGATGAAGCGGACTTTGATGAAACGACTTTTGACGAATCGTCGTTTGGCGAGTCGTCGTTTGATGAGTCCGTCGAGGCATCATCTGCAGCGGGCGAACGGGCGGAAATTGATACGAGTTGGTTTGACCTGCAAGATGAGGATGTAGAGGCTCCTGCTGCATCTGATGAGTCGGATTTTGCGGATATTGAAGATGCAGATGCCATCATAGACGATGAAGACCCCTTAGCCTGGATGCACCAAAGTGGCATTGAATTGGTAGAAGAATCTGAGCGTGAGGTCCCGCGGTTTTTTGAAGACATCCCCGACGATGAAGTTGGCATTAATGCGGATGAACAGGATGCCCTGGCTTGGCTAGAAGCAAGTGGCATCGAACTCAATGAAGATGCGCTCAGCCAGGAAGAATATGACGAGATTGCGCAGAACTTCACGCCGACATCTCGCCTGGATGCCAGCGAAGAATCCAGCGATACGGACGACCCCTTAGCCTGGTTAGAGAATAGTGGCGCCGAACTTATCGAATCTTCTGAAGCCGATTACCCCTATGGCGGGGCGGCCTCAGATGAGGACGATAACTTTTTTGACGAATATGCATCTGATGACGATGAGGAATCCGACTGGGACGACAGCGCCCTAGCAGAATTCTTCGCCATGGAAAACCTGACGGAAACAGGCTCTCTGCCAGATGACCTTCAAGAAGTATGGGGCGCAGATTTTGATTCTCAAGATTTTGATTCCCAGGATGAAGAAGCTGCTGAAGAAGGTACCAGCGCAGGGGATAGTTTACAGGTAGAAGCGCTGGACACTGCGCAGGATGATACTGAAGACGAGTGGTTTTCAGATGTCGATGTGATGGAAGATGATGATGTCACAGTGGATGACATCGAGCAGGCGTTTGATGCCATTTTGATGGATGAAGAATCCGACGACACCGGCTACGACGACCTCGGTTTTGACCAGGAATCTTTCTCGGATCCCTTCGAGCTTAATGATGCCATGACTGCTGAAGATGATGCCGAAGATACTTCTGAAGACGCCGCTGAATTTGACGACAGCGCATTTGATTTCCACACCTTCGAAGCGGATTCGATAGATGCAGAGGCCTTTGATGTGGATTCGTTCGAGGCGAATTCATTAGACGCGGATTCTTTCGACGTCAACACTTTCAATGCTGAGGAATTCGACGATGATTTGTTCGGCAGCGACGATGACGATGCATTTGATAATATCGACTTTGGCGAAGAACTCGATCCCGGCGCAGAGGCTGATACTGAAGCGACACGAGAAGCGCCATTAGAAGATACGCCTCTAGGTGATAACGCACTCATCGACGAAGAACCCGGCACGGATGACGTCATCAATACGGGTGAGTTGTTCGAAGGTTTGCTGGGTGGCGATGACGATGATGACTTTGACGACGATGATTTTGACTTTGACTTCAACGATACGACAGATGAAGATACAACCCTGGACGAAGCTATTTCTGTTCAGGATATACTAGATCAACCGCTAGACGAACCTGTATCCGACACTATAGATTGGCAGGACGATATGCCCGATCGATCAGACTACGACTGGGAACCAGAAGATTTGGAGCCAGAGGATAATCCAGAGGATAGCAGCGGCGATTGGCTCTCTGATGATGCTGATGACAGCGATGATCCCTTCTCCATGAATACCGACTGGTTACAAGAGTTGGATTCGGATGAAGATTCGGATGAGGGTGACGACGCACAGGGCGAGGATGACTTGCTTGCTGCGGATATGGATTGGCTCAGCGAAGAAGACGAAAACGAGCCTGCTGAGTTGCAAGATCAGGAAGCTATGCAGGATGAAGAAACCCTGCAAGATATGGCCGAATTAGACGGCCTGGATTGGCTCAGCAGCGAAGCGCGTGACGAAAGTGATGACGTCGTCGAAATTGATGTCGAGATGGTTGATGACACCGACGATTTAATCGGGGGTAATTCAGATTGGCTGCAAGGCCTCTCCTCAGAAGAGGAGACAGATTCTGAAGCGTCTGAAGCGGATATGTTCACCGACTTCGACAGCACTTTTGACGAAAGTGCATATGGCGATACCGACTTTGGCAGCTTCGACAGTGAAGAAGAGCCAGAAGACGTCCAAATGTCCGAAGACATGGGCGACCTGATCGGTGGTAACACAGATTGGCTGCAAGAACTCTCGTCGGAAGAAGATGCTGAAGAAGACGCCGACGATGCCGACGATGAATCTGTCGAGGACCTGTTTGCTGATTTCGACAATGCCTTTGGCAATAGCAGTTTCGATGATAGTAGCTTTGATGAAAGCGAATACAGCGAAAGCGAATACGACGAGATTGACTTTGGCAGCTTCGGCAGTGAAGAAGAGCCGGAGACGGAAGATGTCGAGATGGTCGATGATACGAGCGACCTCGTCGCTGGTGATACGACCTGGCTGCAAGGCATATCCGAGGAAGAGCCAGAATCTGAAGACGTGATATCTGGTGAGCCTGAAGCGGAAATCGACGCAGAAGAATCTGTCGAAGACCTGTTTTCCGATTTCGATAATGCCTTTGGCGATAGCAACTTCGACGATAGCAGCTTCGACGAATCAGAGCTTGAAGAGATCGACTTCGATGACGAAGATGCTGAATTGCAAGATGTCGAGATGGTCGATGATACGAGTGAACTCGTCGCAGGCAATGCGGATTGGCTGCAGGATATGTCCTACGAGGATGAGACGGATGAAACCGCCGAACCTGAGGACAATTTTGGCGATTTCGACAACGCGTTTAGCGATATGGATTTTGGTGACGAGGAAGAAGAGGAAAACGTCTCCCCAGGTGTGACGATGCGCTTCGGTCAGGATCAATCTGACGAAGATGAGGATGAAGAGCCATCTAGCGCCGTTGGCATGACGGGCTTGCTCACCAGCATTCAGCATCAACGTGGTGAACTGGATGCCATGGATGATCTGCCGGAGTGGGTAGAAGATGTGGACCCCGCTGAGTTTGAAGATGCTTCCTGGCTTTCCGACGTGGAGGATATTTATTCCCAGGGTGGCTATGAAGATGACGAAGAAGAAGGCACCACAGACGCTGGAGAAACCTCCTCAGAACCAGATTGGCTGACGGAGATGGAAGACAGCGGCGCTGATGAAGATGCCTTCACGCCGGATGATCTGGTCGCAGCAGAGCCAGATTGGTTGCAAGACGTTAGCGACGAAGATACGGACGAAACAGAAGAAGAATCTGATGAGTCGGTCTATGCAAACTCGGCGGAACCAGATTGGCTGAGCGATATGGAGCCGCCCGACCCCGAAGCGGACGCAGCCGCAGAAGCTGCCTTCATGCAAGAGCTTGAAGATGCCCTGACGGGTGAACTGGACGAAGAATCGGTTCAGGCATCGCAGAGTGAAGAAGACGACGAAGAAGATTACGACGAACTGGCTGCCGGGACAACGGCTGGCGTTGCTGCATTGGGTATGGTCGCTGTGCAGGATGAAGATGATGATGAGGACGACTTCGCACAGGCGGATTATGACGACTACGACCCATTAGCGGAACTTGAAGACGAGGCGTCGGATGAAGAAATCTATGACGAATCGCCTTATATGGGTGCTGAGGATATGGAATCGCCAGAAGAGGCTCATCTGACGGCGACAGAAGTCGAAAACCTCGGAGAAGACCCAGAGACAGTTGAAGACCTCGTTGCTGCCCTGGACGAAGAATCCAATGATGAACAGATCGCCGTCATTGGTGCAGATAATGCGCCGGATTGGTTGAACCAGTTGGTGCCGGGCCTAGAACTGGACTTTGAGGCTCGTGGCGTTGATGATGAAGATGTTGAAGAAGATGGCGAAGCGACAAGTGAACATCGTCGCCGCGCCTCTGTTGGCGAAGTGCCTTCTGAAGATGATTTTGCCTGGTTGGTTGATATTGTCGATGAAGAAACGCGCGCCGGAGCACCGCCACCTCTGCCTACAAGCCCACAACAGCAGACTGTTGAGCAACCGCGCTTCCAATTTAGTCATTTGCCAGCCTGGGCGCGTGATGATGATCGGCCTTCGGTCGGGCCGCTGGTGACGGGGACGATGGCGAGCGTCAATGCTTCAATGTTCTCAGAAGATGCAGTCGACATCGACGAATACGACGACGATGACGATTATGACATCTATGATACCAATGAGATACGTTTTGAAGATCCGACCGACTTCACAGAAGAAGTTGAAGATGATCTGTATGAAGATGACGACGATTTGGCGCCAGAAGGCACGATTGATGACTTGCTCGATGACTTAGGCCTCGATCTTGACCTGGATAACTTCGACTTTGATGATCTTGATGACGATGATGATAAATACTAA